From Cecembia calidifontis, one genomic window encodes:
- a CDS encoding MFS transporter — MTLLQKRRIALGSLFFIAGLCFASWASRIPDIQVKFNLSEAQLGTLLLGLPIGSLVALPLAGWAVHRFGSRNVILASSAGYMTFLPLIGFSDSIFMLIPVIMVFGMIGNMMNISLNTQALALEDSYGRSILASFHGLWSLAGFTGAGIGAGMIYFDILPKFHYLVIAFIVASTVFLAKSFLINESRAGGGGGLVLKKPDDLLLRIGLIAFLGMLAEGCMFDWSGVYFKKVVEIEPGLVALGYVSFMGAMASGRFVTDRIINKIGKIKMLRFSGSLIFLGLSLSVLFPLPVAATLGFLMVGFGVAAIIPIAYSTAGRSKLYSPGVALAMVSTISFFGFLLGPPLIGYIAELFNLKASFTLVAITGLGIAILSSVRLEVFTKEGIQ; from the coding sequence ATGACATTACTCCAAAAAAGGAGGATAGCCCTTGGCAGTCTGTTTTTCATAGCAGGTCTTTGTTTTGCATCATGGGCTTCCAGAATTCCGGACATTCAAGTAAAATTCAACTTATCAGAAGCGCAGTTAGGGACTTTATTATTAGGATTGCCGATAGGTTCATTAGTGGCTTTACCTTTGGCAGGATGGGCAGTTCACCGATTTGGGAGCAGAAATGTCATTTTGGCCAGCAGTGCAGGATATATGACTTTTTTACCCCTGATTGGTTTTAGTGATTCCATATTCATGCTTATTCCCGTAATTATGGTGTTCGGCATGATCGGAAATATGATGAACATTTCCCTTAACACCCAAGCACTTGCATTGGAGGATAGCTATGGAAGGAGTATCCTGGCATCTTTTCATGGACTTTGGAGCTTGGCAGGCTTTACAGGGGCAGGAATAGGTGCGGGAATGATCTACTTTGATATTTTACCCAAGTTCCATTATTTGGTCATAGCATTTATCGTGGCCAGCACGGTCTTTTTGGCCAAATCCTTTTTGATCAATGAGTCCAGAGCAGGAGGAGGTGGTGGATTGGTTCTCAAAAAACCCGATGATTTACTATTACGCATAGGGCTTATAGCTTTCCTGGGTATGTTGGCAGAAGGCTGTATGTTTGATTGGAGTGGGGTGTACTTCAAAAAAGTGGTGGAAATAGAACCCGGGCTAGTTGCTTTAGGTTACGTCTCCTTTATGGGGGCTATGGCAAGCGGAAGGTTTGTCACTGACCGGATAATCAATAAAATAGGAAAGATAAAAATGCTCCGCTTCAGTGGAAGCTTGATTTTCTTGGGACTATCCCTGTCGGTATTGTTCCCCTTACCGGTTGCGGCGACCTTAGGCTTCTTGATGGTAGGCTTCGGGGTGGCAGCCATTATTCCCATTGCTTACAGCACAGCCGGTAGGTCCAAATTGTACTCTCCGGGCGTAGCACTTGCCATGGTCTCCACCATCTCATTCTTTGGCTTTCTTTTGGGGCCACCTTTGATAGGATACATTGCTGAATTGTTTAATCTGAAAGCTTCCTTTACACTTGTTGCTATAACCGGATTGGGAATTGCTATATTGTCATCTGTGCGACTTGAAGTTTTTACAAAAGAAGGGATACAATGA
- a CDS encoding acyl-[acyl-carrier-protein] thioesterase, with translation MNHNNPDSFQFEKEFEVLSFQIDPSGKLRWSALADLLQEVAWKHADSRDFGQKLFDQGFMWVLSRFDIQVNEMPSWGDIIKIETAGRGINKLFALREFRVSNKEKVLAKAMSAWLLLDIDKKRPQRPEKVLPSELFQPNLDEKILPEKVPAPNHSIVARNFHVNYSDLDMNNHVNNVSYIRWIEDFCMENKFPFRSLIINYQSEALLGENIEINFEKDFNKCVISGISNGRMVFTSSVYKKS, from the coding sequence ATGAACCATAATAATCCGGACAGTTTTCAATTTGAAAAAGAATTCGAAGTACTTTCTTTTCAGATTGACCCATCGGGGAAGTTGCGCTGGTCTGCTTTGGCGGATCTGCTCCAAGAAGTAGCTTGGAAGCATGCGGATAGTAGGGACTTTGGCCAAAAACTATTCGACCAGGGCTTTATGTGGGTATTGTCCCGCTTTGATATTCAGGTCAACGAAATGCCATCTTGGGGGGACATCATCAAAATCGAAACTGCCGGTAGGGGAATCAATAAACTTTTTGCTTTAAGAGAATTTAGAGTAAGCAACAAAGAAAAAGTATTGGCAAAGGCTATGTCTGCATGGTTATTATTGGACATCGATAAAAAACGGCCACAAAGACCTGAAAAGGTCTTGCCCTCTGAACTATTTCAGCCCAACTTGGATGAAAAAATACTTCCTGAAAAAGTGCCTGCCCCGAATCATTCCATTGTTGCAAGAAATTTTCATGTCAACTACTCAGACCTGGACATGAATAACCATGTCAACAATGTGAGCTACATCCGCTGGATTGAAGATTTTTGTATGGAAAACAAATTCCCCTTCCGGAGCTTGATCATTAACTATCAATCAGAAGCCCTCTTGGGAGAAAATATTGAAATCAATTTTGAAAAGGATTTCAACAAATGTGTCATTTCCGGGATAAGCAATGGAAGAATGGTTTTTACTTCCTCTGTCTACAAAAAATCTTAA
- a CDS encoding c-type cytochrome, with product MKDFFQPFVKLLTLMVGLLVTISLLTAVLIGVVIFVFSGGSLPSLQEQATPQLAAVETETYRGVVPKEGMWKAPDWSTVDQEPNAEDIKYGRELIANTSTYLGPNGKVKKMSNGMNCQNCHLSAGTAPLGNNYGAVASTYPKVRARSGQMEDIPKRINDCFERSLNGKPLERNSKEMIAMVAYMEWLGKDVSKGESPKGSGIYELPFLDRAADPIKGKAVYAQQCQSCHMEDGQGMMKPDKTGYTYPPLWGDNSYNQGAGLFRMSRFAGYVKTNMPLGATFERPMLTDEEAWDVAAYVNSMPRPGKDLSKDWPDISKKPIDHPFGPFTDGFTEEQHKFGPFKPIVEARAQQASK from the coding sequence ATGAAAGACTTCTTCCAGCCATTTGTAAAATTATTAACCTTGATGGTAGGCCTACTGGTTACCATCTCATTACTTACAGCAGTTCTGATCGGTGTAGTGATATTTGTCTTCAGTGGAGGGTCCCTACCTTCCCTTCAAGAGCAAGCAACACCTCAATTAGCCGCAGTAGAAACTGAAACATACAGGGGGGTAGTGCCTAAAGAAGGCATGTGGAAAGCACCTGATTGGAGCACGGTAGATCAGGAACCCAATGCAGAAGACATCAAATATGGAAGGGAATTGATTGCCAATACATCCACTTATCTGGGACCAAACGGAAAGGTAAAAAAGATGTCCAATGGCATGAACTGTCAAAACTGCCATCTCAGTGCAGGAACTGCGCCTTTGGGCAATAATTATGGAGCAGTTGCTTCCACCTATCCCAAAGTCCGGGCAAGGTCCGGACAGATGGAAGATATTCCAAAAAGGATCAATGACTGTTTTGAGAGGAGTTTGAATGGAAAGCCATTGGAACGTAACAGTAAAGAAATGATAGCCATGGTAGCCTATATGGAATGGCTGGGCAAAGATGTCTCTAAAGGGGAAAGCCCCAAAGGATCGGGAATCTATGAATTACCATTCCTTGACCGTGCTGCCGATCCTATCAAAGGAAAAGCAGTATACGCCCAACAATGTCAAAGTTGCCATATGGAAGACGGCCAAGGCATGATGAAACCTGATAAGACGGGCTATACCTATCCACCGCTATGGGGAGATAACAGCTACAATCAAGGTGCTGGTTTATTCAGGATGTCCAGATTTGCAGGTTATGTCAAAACCAACATGCCTTTAGGGGCAACCTTTGAAAGGCCGATGCTCACAGATGAAGAAGCCTGGGATGTAGCAGCTTATGTCAATTCTATGCCAAGACCGGGCAAAGACCTGAGTAAAGACTGGCCGGATATATCCAAAAAACCAATCGATCACCCATTTGGTCCGTTCACTGACGGATTCACCGAAGAGCAGCATAAGTTCGGTCCCTTCAAGCCTATCGTTGAGGCCAGGGCACAGCAAGCTTCAAAATGA
- a CDS encoding thioredoxin family protein: protein MELDLQYSVQEFEEMLQQKPAVMVYFYQETCGVCKILFPKVKELVEDKFPQIELIVLEAEKNKELAAQLRMLAVPGILIYFDGKEFFRSNGLITLHELERKVERPYLLFFS, encoded by the coding sequence ATGGAACTAGATTTGCAATATTCAGTCCAAGAATTTGAAGAGATGCTGCAGCAAAAACCTGCCGTGATGGTCTATTTTTATCAGGAAACCTGCGGCGTATGCAAAATCCTTTTCCCAAAAGTAAAGGAATTGGTAGAAGACAAATTCCCTCAAATTGAACTGATCGTATTGGAGGCAGAAAAAAACAAAGAGCTGGCAGCACAATTGCGCATGCTGGCAGTCCCTGGGATCTTAATATATTTTGACGGAAAGGAGTTCTTTCGTTCTAATGGGCTGATTACCCTTCATGAGCTGGAAAGAAAGGTAGAAAGGCCTTATCTTCTGTTTTTCAGCTAA
- a CDS encoding M3 family metallopeptidase has product MKKSLIALAIAGAALSSCGTGEQQSESMNPFFEAYNTPFEVPPFDKIKNEHFAPALREGMRLHQEEIDAIVNNPEEPTFSNTIEAMENSGELLARVSIVFSNLNSANTNDELQAIAREMAPELSKHSDNINLNEKLFQRVKHVWENKDTYGLNAEQHKLLEKSYKAFVRNGANLNESDKEKLREINSKLSVLSLQFGQNVLAETNAYKLFIDNEADLSGLPQELRDVAFQDAETAGEEDKWLFTLQNPSVMPFLQYADNRELRKQIWEAYKNRGDQANDKNNNEILMEMANLRLQKANLLGYATHADYVLEESMAKNADNVYKLLNQLWTPALAKAKQERDEMQAMIAAEGKDFKLEPWDWRYYEEKLRKQKFDLDEQEVKPYFALDKVQDGVFMVVNKLFGLTFTEIKNIPTYHPEAKAYEVKEADGTHVGVLYMDFHPRASKRGGAWMTSYRPQKTVNGERKAPVISIVCNFSKPTGNAPALLTFDEVTTFFHEFGHALHGLLSNVQYRSLAGTSVPRDFVELPSQIMENWATEPEVLKQYAFHYQTGEVIPDALIEKLKNSGTFGQGFATTEYLAASFLDLDYHTQTSPIQVDARTFENASMEKIGLIGEIIPRYRSSYFQHIFSGGYSSGYYSYIWSGVLDTDAFQAFKETELFNQEKALAFRKEILERGGTDEPMNMYVNFRGAEPKIDALLRKRGLDQVKVDRTK; this is encoded by the coding sequence ATGAAAAAATCACTTATCGCTTTAGCCATCGCAGGAGCAGCGTTGTCATCCTGCGGTACAGGCGAGCAACAATCTGAATCTATGAACCCATTCTTTGAAGCGTACAATACGCCTTTTGAAGTACCTCCTTTTGACAAAATCAAAAATGAACATTTCGCCCCTGCTTTGAGGGAAGGAATGCGTTTGCATCAGGAGGAAATTGACGCAATCGTAAACAATCCTGAGGAACCGACTTTTTCCAATACCATCGAAGCGATGGAAAATTCAGGAGAACTTCTGGCAAGGGTAAGTATCGTATTTAGTAACCTGAACTCAGCCAATACCAATGATGAGCTTCAGGCAATAGCCAGAGAAATGGCTCCTGAGCTTTCCAAGCACAGCGATAATATCAACCTAAACGAGAAGTTATTTCAAAGGGTGAAGCATGTTTGGGAAAACAAGGATACCTATGGTCTAAATGCGGAACAGCATAAATTATTGGAGAAAAGTTACAAAGCTTTTGTGCGTAACGGTGCCAATCTGAATGAGTCCGATAAGGAAAAATTAAGAGAAATCAACAGCAAGTTGTCAGTTTTAAGTCTTCAGTTTGGTCAAAATGTACTGGCGGAAACCAATGCTTATAAGCTGTTCATTGACAATGAAGCAGATCTTTCAGGTCTTCCACAAGAATTGAGGGATGTGGCATTCCAGGATGCTGAAACAGCAGGAGAGGAAGATAAATGGTTGTTTACGCTTCAAAACCCAAGCGTGATGCCCTTCCTTCAGTATGCAGACAACAGAGAGCTGAGGAAACAGATATGGGAAGCCTATAAAAACAGAGGTGATCAGGCCAATGATAAGAACAACAATGAAATCCTAATGGAAATGGCCAACCTTAGGCTCCAAAAAGCCAATCTATTGGGATATGCTACGCATGCTGATTATGTCCTGGAAGAAAGTATGGCCAAAAATGCAGATAACGTTTACAAGTTGTTGAATCAGTTATGGACACCTGCTTTGGCCAAAGCCAAGCAGGAAAGGGATGAGATGCAGGCCATGATAGCTGCAGAGGGTAAAGATTTCAAGTTGGAGCCTTGGGACTGGAGGTATTATGAAGAAAAACTGCGCAAGCAGAAATTTGATCTGGATGAACAGGAAGTTAAGCCTTATTTTGCATTGGACAAAGTACAGGACGGGGTGTTCATGGTCGTGAATAAACTGTTTGGCCTGACATTTACTGAAATCAAAAATATACCTACATATCATCCCGAAGCCAAAGCATATGAGGTAAAAGAGGCAGACGGTACGCATGTTGGGGTATTGTATATGGACTTCCATCCGAGAGCTTCCAAAAGGGGAGGGGCCTGGATGACTTCCTACAGACCTCAAAAGACAGTCAATGGTGAAAGAAAGGCCCCGGTGATTTCCATTGTCTGCAACTTCTCCAAACCTACCGGTAATGCACCTGCACTTCTGACCTTTGATGAAGTGACTACTTTCTTCCATGAATTTGGACATGCCCTTCATGGCCTTCTTTCCAATGTGCAGTATAGAAGCTTGGCGGGTACCTCTGTACCGAGAGATTTTGTGGAATTACCATCTCAAATTATGGAGAATTGGGCCACTGAGCCTGAAGTGTTGAAGCAGTATGCCTTTCATTACCAAACCGGTGAAGTTATTCCTGATGCACTGATTGAAAAGCTGAAAAACAGCGGGACTTTCGGCCAGGGATTTGCCACAACAGAATATTTGGCCGCTTCTTTTTTGGACTTGGATTACCATACCCAAACTTCACCCATTCAGGTGGATGCCAGAACTTTTGAAAATGCATCCATGGAAAAAATCGGTTTGATCGGTGAAATCATTCCAAGATACCGAAGCAGCTATTTCCAGCATATCTTCTCCGGTGGCTATTCTTCCGGTTATTACAGTTATATCTGGTCAGGGGTATTGGATACTGATGCCTTCCAGGCATTTAAAGAAACGGAATTGTTCAACCAAGAGAAAGCATTGGCTTTCCGTAAAGAAATCCTGGAAAGAGGTGGCACAGACGAGCCCATGAACATGTATGTTAATTTCCGCGGTGCTGAACCTAAAATTGATGCACTGCTAAGAAAAAGAGGCCTGGATCAGGTAAAAGTAGACAGGACCAAATAA
- a CDS encoding ectonucleotide pyrophosphatase/phosphodiesterase, which yields MKSHQYFPLLLLIFLALTFTSKAQEKEQYVILISLDGYRYDYTERFQPENLNRFIKGGTAAEAMIPSFPSKTFPNHYTIATGMKPENHGLVDNAFYDPYKDQVYVINNREIVQDGYWYGGTPLWVLAEQQGLTTASYFFVGTEAPVKGIQPTYFYNYDGNIPNLTRISKVFEWLILPEEERPRLITLYFSDMDDIGHRYGPDNNEQLSIRLHRLDRELGALFEGLKSFDLDINVFIVSDHGMTNVPKVNLLNLNHITDGIDAKVINNGASAHLYLNNPLEIEEVYLKLNSKEGPFKTVKVREREYYKNIETYRHRMGDLLILPDLGFYLATTVGMVGYQNRSALFKTEVFGEHGYSPEYRDMHGIFYANGPRIKEGLKIPTFQNIHVYPVICEILGLKIPEGIDGELEVLKPILKN from the coding sequence ATGAAAAGTCATCAATATTTCCCCTTATTATTATTGATATTCCTCGCTTTGACCTTTACAAGCAAAGCACAGGAAAAAGAACAGTATGTTATACTTATCTCCTTGGATGGATACCGCTACGATTACACAGAACGATTTCAACCAGAAAACCTGAATAGATTTATAAAAGGTGGAACTGCGGCAGAGGCGATGATTCCTTCCTTCCCGAGCAAAACTTTCCCTAATCATTATACCATTGCCACCGGTATGAAGCCTGAAAACCACGGATTGGTGGACAATGCTTTTTATGACCCCTACAAGGATCAAGTGTATGTGATCAATAACAGGGAAATTGTACAGGATGGCTATTGGTATGGGGGTACCCCCCTATGGGTCTTGGCTGAGCAACAAGGCCTGACCACTGCCAGTTATTTCTTTGTGGGGACTGAAGCCCCTGTAAAGGGAATACAGCCAACTTATTTTTACAACTATGACGGAAATATACCTAACCTAACCAGAATTTCGAAGGTTTTTGAGTGGTTGATACTGCCGGAAGAGGAAAGACCCAGATTGATCACCTTATACTTTTCTGACATGGATGACATCGGCCATCGTTATGGACCTGATAATAATGAGCAACTGAGCATCAGACTACATCGCTTAGATCGAGAGCTTGGAGCACTTTTTGAAGGCTTAAAAAGTTTTGATTTGGACATCAATGTATTCATTGTTTCGGATCACGGGATGACCAATGTCCCAAAGGTCAATCTCTTGAACCTGAACCATATTACAGATGGAATAGATGCCAAAGTCATAAATAATGGCGCATCTGCCCATCTTTATCTCAACAATCCTCTTGAGATAGAGGAAGTTTATCTGAAACTCAACAGCAAAGAAGGCCCTTTCAAAACCGTAAAAGTCCGTGAAAGGGAATATTACAAAAATATTGAAACATACCGGCACAGAATGGGAGATCTCCTGATCCTTCCTGATTTGGGTTTTTACCTGGCCACCACCGTAGGAATGGTAGGCTACCAAAACCGGTCTGCCCTCTTCAAAACAGAGGTGTTCGGAGAACACGGTTACAGTCCGGAGTACCGGGACATGCACGGAATTTTTTATGCAAACGGCCCAAGGATAAAAGAAGGTCTAAAGATCCCAACCTTTCAAAATATCCATGTTTATCCTGTAATCTGTGAGATTTTGGGATTAAAAATTCCGGAAGGAATAGATGGCGAACTGGAAGTTTTAAAACCTATCCTCAAAAACTAA
- a CDS encoding group III truncated hemoglobin has product MEAIIEIQSRNEVSRLVRTFYAKVRKNPTLGPIFNTIVHDWEVHLERLTDFWEMVLLHSGPGAGKFSPVPVHREVDDKMDHQVSESHFNTWLALWFDTIDSQFKGEVAEYAKQHAHKMAHILFFKIMEGRMET; this is encoded by the coding sequence ATGGAAGCTATCATTGAAATACAAAGCAGAAATGAAGTGTCCAGACTGGTACGTACTTTCTATGCCAAAGTCAGGAAAAATCCTACACTGGGCCCCATATTCAATACCATTGTGCATGATTGGGAAGTCCACCTGGAAAGGTTAACGGATTTTTGGGAGATGGTTTTGCTTCATTCCGGTCCAGGTGCGGGAAAATTCAGCCCTGTTCCCGTCCACAGGGAAGTGGACGACAAAATGGATCATCAGGTCTCAGAATCCCACTTCAATACCTGGCTTGCTTTATGGTTTGACACCATTGACAGTCAATTCAAAGGCGAGGTGGCGGAATATGCCAAACAACATGCCCATAAAATGGCGCATATTCTATTTTTTAAAATTATGGAAGGAAGAATGGAAACCTAA
- a CDS encoding sugar transferase, with protein sequence MKRLFDFTVSLVALLVLSPILLVVGLLVSIKLGSPVFFSQQRPGKLGKPFRILKFRTMTDERNSQGELLPEEIRLTPFGLWLRSTSLDELPELINVLKGDMSLVGPRPLLMEYLPLYNDEQKTRMNVRPGITGWAQVNGRNAISWNKKFELDVWYVKNRSFWLDLKILWLTISKVFKREGIGHENEAVMPKFTGNKAS encoded by the coding sequence ATGAAAAGGCTTTTCGATTTTACTGTTTCTTTAGTAGCATTATTGGTGCTTTCCCCCATACTTTTGGTGGTAGGTCTTTTGGTATCGATTAAATTGGGAAGTCCTGTTTTTTTTTCGCAGCAAAGACCTGGAAAACTTGGTAAACCTTTCCGGATTTTAAAGTTTAGGACTATGACCGATGAGCGGAATTCCCAAGGGGAGTTGTTGCCTGAAGAAATTAGATTAACCCCATTTGGTTTATGGCTGAGGTCCACCAGCTTGGATGAGTTGCCTGAACTGATCAATGTCTTGAAAGGAGATATGTCTTTGGTAGGCCCAAGACCTCTATTGATGGAATATCTTCCCCTTTACAACGATGAGCAAAAAACCAGAATGAATGTAAGACCTGGTATTACCGGTTGGGCACAGGTCAATGGTAGGAATGCCATTAGCTGGAATAAAAAATTTGAACTGGATGTCTGGTATGTAAAAAACAGATCTTTTTGGTTAGACCTTAAAATATTATGGCTGACCATTTCCAAAGTCTTTAAAAGAGAAGGTATAGGGCATGAAAACGAAGCGGTTATGCCCAAGTTTACAGGGAATAAAGCGTCCTGA
- a CDS encoding DegT/DnrJ/EryC1/StrS family aminotransferase, with product MIKFSDLQSINKRYAEELKRAANEVIDSGWYLFGDRVRQFEDSLAAYTGVSYALGVGNGLDALRLILLAYIEKGEFNKGDEVIVPANTYIATILSIFHAGLVPVLVEPSLSSYNLDFKQIEPKITPKTKAIVLVHLYGRVCWDHQMKELVQRFGLKLIEDNAQAFGAEWEGVKTGALGDAAAFSFFPTKNLGALGDAGAITTNDRELASMVRMLSNYGSSEKYQNKVKGFNSRMDEIQAAFLQVKLRYVDKENQWRRQLASCYLDNILHENIILPKIDHVLDNKSHVWHLFVIRSSQRDLLKQFLSSKGVQTQIHYPVPPHLQEACPEFSGLSFPVTEQIHREVLSLPLDPGLSVEDIREVCAIINGF from the coding sequence ATGATAAAGTTTTCAGATCTCCAAAGTATCAACAAACGATATGCAGAAGAACTCAAAAGGGCTGCTAATGAAGTCATTGATTCAGGATGGTATCTGTTTGGGGACCGGGTCAGGCAATTTGAGGATTCCTTAGCGGCTTACACTGGGGTGTCTTATGCACTTGGGGTAGGCAATGGTTTGGATGCCCTGAGATTGATCCTTTTGGCATATATCGAAAAGGGGGAGTTTAATAAAGGAGATGAGGTTATAGTTCCTGCAAATACTTACATAGCAACGATCCTGAGTATTTTTCATGCAGGATTGGTCCCCGTTTTAGTGGAACCGTCACTTTCCAGTTACAATTTAGATTTTAAGCAAATAGAACCCAAGATTACCCCAAAGACCAAAGCCATTGTATTGGTTCACCTCTATGGGCGTGTCTGTTGGGATCATCAAATGAAGGAACTGGTCCAAAGATTCGGCCTTAAACTAATTGAAGATAATGCCCAGGCTTTTGGGGCAGAGTGGGAGGGAGTAAAAACCGGGGCTTTGGGAGATGCTGCAGCTTTTAGCTTTTTTCCTACCAAAAATCTTGGGGCACTTGGAGATGCGGGGGCTATTACCACCAATGATAGAGAATTGGCCTCAATGGTCAGGATGTTGTCCAACTATGGCAGTTCGGAAAAATACCAAAATAAAGTAAAGGGCTTCAACAGCCGAATGGATGAAATCCAGGCAGCTTTTCTGCAGGTCAAACTACGATACGTGGATAAAGAGAATCAGTGGAGAAGGCAACTTGCTTCATGTTACCTGGACAATATCCTTCATGAAAATATTATTCTTCCGAAAATCGATCATGTTCTGGACAACAAATCCCATGTTTGGCATCTCTTTGTCATCAGGTCTTCCCAAAGGGATCTTTTGAAGCAATTTCTATCGAGTAAAGGTGTCCAAACCCAAATTCATTATCCAGTACCTCCCCATCTTCAGGAAGCTTGTCCCGAATTTTCGGGCCTTTCTTTCCCTGTAACCGAGCAAATTCACCGGGAAGTCCTGAGTCTTCCTTTGGATCCAGGTCTTTCGGTGGAGGATATCCGGGAGGTTTGTGCAATAATCAATGGTTTTTAG
- a CDS encoding tryptophan-rich sensory protein, whose translation MKNFLLLALNTLTFFGTLFLNYLYGSGAGGRKSVGEISNQYDTLITPAGYAFSIWGVIYLLLLGFITYQWIGFFKGRNNSSLEPTSFWFAVSNMLNGLWIVVWVNEMLLLSVLIITGLLISLLLLGKSLKLGYRQDRREIFIGIPISVYFGWIIVATVVNVSVWFYDLAWFKGQEVFITILILLVASMIYAFLSVKKNLSIPSFVGIWAFLAIAFKQINLNPGVAYAAILFSVGLLIGVFITLKNKKLALN comes from the coding sequence ATGAAAAACTTCCTGCTTTTGGCCTTGAATACACTTACTTTTTTTGGGACTCTATTTCTGAATTACTTGTATGGTTCTGGAGCAGGTGGCAGAAAGTCGGTAGGAGAAATCAGCAATCAGTACGACACCTTGATTACGCCCGCAGGATATGCCTTTTCAATATGGGGGGTGATTTACTTGTTGCTTTTGGGATTTATCACTTACCAATGGATAGGTTTCTTTAAGGGAAGAAATAACAGTTCACTTGAACCGACTTCTTTTTGGTTTGCGGTCTCCAATATGCTCAATGGGCTTTGGATAGTGGTTTGGGTCAACGAGATGCTTTTATTGTCTGTACTGATAATTACCGGGCTATTGATTTCCCTGCTTCTTCTAGGTAAAAGTTTAAAGTTGGGATATAGACAGGATCGACGTGAAATCTTTATTGGTATTCCTATCAGTGTGTACTTTGGTTGGATAATTGTTGCTACAGTGGTCAATGTGTCGGTTTGGTTTTACGATTTGGCTTGGTTTAAAGGTCAGGAAGTTTTTATAACTATCCTCATCCTGCTCGTAGCTTCCATGATATATGCTTTTCTTTCAGTCAAAAAAAATCTATCCATACCTTCATTTGTTGGGATTTGGGCTTTTTTGGCCATTGCTTTTAAACAGATCAATTTGAATCCCGGTGTTGCTTATGCAGCAATTTTATTTTCGGTAGGTCTTCTCATAGGCGTTTTTATCACACTGAAAAACAAAAAACTTGCTTTGAATTAG